A stretch of the Rhodohalobacter mucosus genome encodes the following:
- the pckA gene encoding phosphoenolpyruvate carboxykinase (ATP): protein MTNTELDLSKHSITVKNIIRNPAPSRFYEEAIKFDPGSAITSDGALAVRSGKRTGRSPADKRVVNTDGISDDVWWGNINIPLDVHTFRINLQRGIDYLNTRERLYVTDGFAGWDPKYRLKVRIIAERPYHGLFMQNMLIRPTEEELAEFGEPDFVVYNAGKFPANQFTEGMTSDASVDVNFDTNEMIILGTEYAGEMKKGIFTVMHYLMPKRDVLSMHCSANEGDDPSDVALFFGLSGTGKTTLSADASRKLIGDDEHCWSDNGVFNIEGGCYAKTINLSKEKEPEIYDAIKFGTVLENVIYDEKTREVDYDDTSITQNTRASYPIEHISNAKIPCIAGHPKNIIFLTYDAFGVLPPVSKLTPEQAMYHFISGYTAKVAGTEVGVTEPQATFSACFGAAFLVWPPSKYAEMLAEKMRAHNTSAWLINTGITGGAYGTGSRINLKNTRSIVEAIHNGELENVQTKPDEVFGFEIPTTCPNVPSDILLPKQTWDNPDEYDKQAKKLADLFINNFKKYEEDSSDEIINAGPNV from the coding sequence ATGACGAATACTGAACTTGATCTCTCAAAGCACAGTATTACTGTGAAAAACATTATCAGAAACCCTGCTCCATCCAGATTTTATGAGGAAGCCATCAAATTCGATCCCGGCTCCGCCATCACAAGTGACGGTGCTCTTGCTGTCCGATCCGGTAAACGGACGGGCCGAAGCCCGGCCGATAAACGGGTTGTTAATACCGATGGAATCAGCGATGACGTGTGGTGGGGAAACATCAACATTCCACTTGATGTGCATACCTTTCGCATTAATCTTCAGCGCGGTATAGACTACCTGAATACACGCGAAAGGCTCTACGTTACGGATGGATTTGCAGGGTGGGACCCGAAATACCGGCTTAAAGTCAGAATAATCGCAGAGCGCCCGTATCACGGCTTATTCATGCAGAACATGCTTATCCGTCCCACTGAAGAGGAGCTCGCTGAGTTTGGAGAGCCCGATTTTGTGGTTTACAATGCCGGTAAATTTCCTGCCAACCAGTTTACGGAAGGCATGACATCCGACGCCAGCGTGGACGTCAATTTCGACACCAATGAAATGATCATTCTGGGTACGGAATATGCGGGTGAGATGAAGAAGGGCATCTTTACGGTAATGCACTATCTCATGCCGAAAAGAGATGTACTTTCCATGCACTGTTCAGCCAACGAAGGCGACGACCCCTCTGACGTGGCACTCTTTTTCGGTTTGTCAGGCACAGGTAAAACCACTCTCTCTGCCGATGCAAGCCGAAAACTGATCGGTGATGACGAGCACTGCTGGAGCGATAACGGCGTCTTCAACATTGAGGGCGGATGCTACGCCAAAACCATCAATCTCTCCAAGGAGAAAGAACCTGAAATTTACGATGCCATCAAATTCGGCACGGTTCTGGAAAATGTGATCTACGATGAGAAAACCAGGGAGGTGGACTATGATGACACCAGCATCACCCAGAACACACGTGCCTCCTACCCGATTGAGCATATCTCCAACGCTAAGATTCCATGTATTGCGGGTCACCCGAAAAACATCATTTTTCTGACCTATGACGCTTTCGGAGTACTACCTCCTGTTAGCAAACTGACCCCGGAACAGGCCATGTATCACTTTATCAGCGGATATACCGCAAAAGTAGCCGGTACGGAAGTGGGCGTCACCGAACCCCAGGCCACCTTTTCTGCATGTTTTGGCGCAGCATTCCTTGTATGGCCACCCTCTAAATATGCGGAAATGCTTGCCGAAAAAATGAGGGCGCACAATACCAGTGCGTGGCTTATTAACACGGGAATTACCGGGGGTGCCTATGGCACAGGCAGCAGGATCAATCTCAAGAATACCCGGTCTATTGTTGAGGCCATTCACAATGGTGAGCTTGAAAATGTACAAACGAAACCAGATGAAGTATTCGGTTTTGAAATCCCGACCACGTGTCCGAATGTTCCGTCTGATATCCTTCTTCCAAAACAGACGTGGGACAATCCGGATGAATATGACAAGCAGGCGAAAAAACTGGCAGATCTCTTCATTAATAATTTCAAAAAGTATGAAGAGGACAGCAGCGATGAAATAATCAACGCAGGGCCAAACGTTTGA
- a CDS encoding Na+/H+ antiporter NhaC family protein — MKKFGLIALFMVLSTLLVGWLDLQAFTQEGPESSGIFGTWISLIPPLVAIGLALITREVVVSLFAGIWIGALMLVGLDPFEGTARSIDVLTDALVNADHVAIVVFSLFLGGMVGVITRGGGTQGIVDKIGSFADTRKKGQIFSWASALFIFFDDYANTLIRGNALRPITDRLNISREKLAYIVDSTAAPLAVSAVITTWIGFEITQIQNSLTGIAEITTDPVLSEQLLAGAENAFIIFLHSIPYLFYPILALIFVLMTIVMNREFGPMLEAERRAYSGGGVLRPNSNPASDMSLDALQPLPGKPKRWYNAVLPVGFVILVALYGLYSTGASALAPGERGITAIIGNADPFAALLWASFTGCVVAIGLLLVQRILTINQAIESLVGGMQSMLMAIVILVLAWGLGGITQLIGTGPYLASLLQESLPLSLLPGLVFFIAALTAFSTGTSWGTMAILFPVVVPLSIAMGAGIGFAGGENYGILLGAVSSVMAGAVFGDHCSPISDTTVLSSMSSACDLIDHVRTQLPYALVIAGVALVVGEIPAAFDFIHPVFGLIAGVVILYLILKFFGKNPEEGVEAAPVDI; from the coding sequence ATGAAGAAATTCGGACTCATTGCACTATTTATGGTTTTGTCGACGCTGCTCGTTGGCTGGCTGGATCTGCAGGCATTCACCCAGGAAGGACCTGAATCGTCCGGTATATTCGGTACCTGGATCAGCCTGATCCCTCCGCTGGTAGCCATCGGCCTGGCGCTGATCACGAGAGAAGTCGTAGTTTCGCTTTTTGCCGGAATATGGATAGGTGCCCTGATGCTTGTAGGCCTTGACCCTTTCGAGGGAACAGCCCGTTCCATTGATGTACTGACGGATGCACTTGTAAATGCAGATCATGTTGCCATCGTTGTTTTCAGCTTGTTTCTGGGAGGTATGGTTGGCGTGATTACACGCGGGGGCGGCACGCAGGGAATTGTGGACAAAATCGGGTCATTCGCAGATACCCGTAAAAAAGGACAGATTTTTTCCTGGGCATCGGCCCTCTTTATCTTTTTTGATGACTATGCCAACACGCTGATTCGCGGCAATGCCCTTCGCCCGATAACAGACAGGCTGAATATTTCGCGCGAGAAACTGGCCTATATCGTTGACTCCACGGCAGCACCCCTTGCGGTGAGTGCAGTCATTACCACATGGATCGGTTTTGAGATTACTCAGATTCAAAACTCATTGACAGGCATTGCTGAAATAACCACCGACCCGGTGCTTTCTGAACAGCTCCTGGCCGGTGCAGAAAATGCATTTATCATTTTCCTGCACTCCATTCCCTATCTATTCTACCCTATCCTTGCCCTTATCTTTGTACTGATGACCATAGTGATGAATAGAGAGTTTGGACCAATGCTGGAAGCCGAACGCAGGGCCTACTCCGGCGGGGGTGTTTTGCGGCCTAATTCCAATCCGGCCAGCGATATGAGTCTGGATGCGCTCCAGCCCCTTCCGGGTAAACCCAAGCGATGGTACAATGCGGTTCTGCCGGTAGGTTTTGTGATCCTGGTTGCACTCTATGGGCTGTACTCCACGGGTGCTTCAGCGCTCGCGCCCGGCGAACGTGGTATAACCGCCATAATTGGCAATGCTGACCCGTTTGCAGCACTTCTGTGGGCATCTTTTACCGGATGTGTGGTAGCGATCGGCCTGCTGCTTGTTCAGCGTATACTTACCATCAATCAGGCCATTGAATCCCTCGTCGGCGGTATGCAATCGATGCTGATGGCCATTGTTATCCTGGTCTTGGCCTGGGGGCTGGGCGGTATTACGCAACTGATCGGCACAGGGCCTTATCTGGCATCGCTGCTGCAGGAATCACTGCCGCTTTCACTGCTCCCCGGCCTGGTATTTTTTATTGCAGCGCTTACAGCGTTTTCGACCGGAACATCCTGGGGCACCATGGCCATCCTCTTTCCTGTCGTGGTGCCGCTCTCCATAGCGATGGGTGCGGGCATCGGATTTGCCGGCGGTGAAAATTACGGTATTCTGCTGGGGGCCGTTAGTTCCGTCATGGCAGGTGCGGTTTTTGGCGATCACTGTTCTCCGATCTCTGACACTACGGTACTGAGCTCCATGAGCTCTGCCTGCGACCTTATTGATCATGTGCGTACCCAGCTGCCCTATGCGCTGGTAATCGCTGGTGTCGCACTGGTTGTGGGAGAAATCCCCGCCGCTTTTGACTTCATCCATCCTGTATTCGGGCTGATTGCAGGAGTTGTTATTCTCTACCTGATCCTCAAATTCTTCGGCAAGAATCCGGAAGAAGGTGTGGAGGCGGCCCCGGTTGATATCTAG
- a CDS encoding dipeptidase, with product MLSDMRITLLVLFSTLLVGCGSLSAQTDNDDYRQQAIEILESVPLFDGHNDAPWQYRNRVGYKFSELDFYDTTQFERPMHTDIPRLRDGRVGAQWWSVYVPAGIPEPTAVKQTMEQIDFVHRMTERYPDVFEMALTADDVERIFEDGKIASLIGMEGGHSINNSLATLRMFYELGARYMTITHSRTLDWADAAGDEPRHGGLTEFGEEVIREMNRLGMMVDLSHVTPETMKDALRVTEAPVMFSHSNARAVSGHPRNVPDDVIMMLPEKDGLVMVTFVESFTSEELRQYYAERNGYRAKMESLWGGQPDRISEAMEAWEAENEAPKSTLEQVADHIDYIRDLVGVDYIGIGGDYDGVSSLPLGLEDVSTYPDLFAELLKRGYSEEDLEKIAGLNMLRVLRGAEEVSERLREERGPSEVLITDFE from the coding sequence ATGCTTTCAGACATGCGAATCACTCTTCTCGTTCTTTTCTCCACACTGCTGGTCGGCTGCGGATCCCTCTCCGCACAGACCGACAATGACGACTATCGTCAGCAAGCCATTGAAATCCTTGAAAGCGTCCCGCTATTTGACGGACACAACGATGCTCCGTGGCAGTACCGCAACCGGGTTGGCTACAAGTTTTCCGAACTCGACTTTTACGACACCACACAGTTTGAACGACCCATGCACACCGATATCCCGAGACTTCGAGATGGAAGGGTGGGTGCCCAATGGTGGTCGGTTTATGTGCCTGCCGGGATTCCGGAACCCACGGCTGTGAAGCAGACTATGGAGCAGATCGATTTCGTGCACCGAATGACGGAGCGCTACCCGGATGTGTTTGAGATGGCACTGACAGCCGATGATGTGGAGCGCATTTTTGAAGACGGAAAGATTGCATCCCTGATTGGCATGGAGGGAGGCCACTCCATTAACAACTCCCTCGCCACACTGCGCATGTTCTATGAACTGGGTGCGCGCTACATGACCATCACCCACAGCCGCACGCTCGACTGGGCCGATGCGGCCGGCGATGAGCCCCGGCACGGCGGACTCACGGAGTTCGGTGAGGAAGTAATTCGCGAGATGAACCGCCTTGGCATGATGGTGGACCTCTCGCACGTGACCCCGGAAACCATGAAGGATGCACTACGGGTTACGGAAGCCCCGGTGATGTTCTCACACTCCAATGCGCGTGCGGTATCGGGTCATCCTCGTAATGTACCGGACGATGTTATCATGATGCTTCCCGAAAAAGACGGCCTGGTGATGGTTACCTTTGTGGAGTCCTTCACTTCCGAGGAGCTGCGGCAGTACTACGCAGAGCGAAACGGATACCGTGCCAAAATGGAATCGCTGTGGGGCGGGCAGCCCGACAGGATCAGCGAGGCAATGGAGGCCTGGGAGGCTGAAAACGAAGCGCCCAAATCAACGCTTGAGCAGGTTGCCGATCATATCGACTATATCCGCGACCTGGTAGGCGTGGACTACATCGGCATCGGAGGCGACTACGACGGTGTCTCATCCCTGCCCCTGGGCCTTGAAGATGTCTCCACCTATCCCGATCTGTTTGCAGAACTGCTTAAGCGCGGCTACAGTGAGGAAGATCTGGAGAAGATTGCAGGGCTGAATATGCTGCGCGTTCTGCGTGGTGCAGAAGAAGTATCCGAGAGGCTGAGAGAAGAACGTGGACCGTCAGAAGTGCTGATAACGGATTTTGAGTGA
- a CDS encoding sialidase family protein, whose protein sequence is MTQPRFLCILTTILGFVLLSSCGEERQRPVFEYTFTNPADVGSRYPNFYTDDSGTIYMSWIMGIEEDIYALQYSRMVGGRWTEPETVEVGTEFFVNWADFPSVVGHEGVATAAHWLRKIEGGPYAYNVEVALRDENGDRWSETVTPHNDGTPTEHGFVSMEPLGNGNTLVIWLDGRETAGRAHDEYSDFSKAMTLRSAEITPAGEVIRPRLIDDSVCDCCQTDLVKSDSEVYAVYRNRTEDEIRDIYLATYNIETGEWSTPDAVANDGWQISACPVNGPRIVADQDRLAVAWYTGADDSTRVQLAISSDRGESFSEPQVIAGGNTLGRSDLLLTEEGSIYVSWMANVNGLGEVTMRKVSPDGTAAMPFRVGLTGASRNSGFPRLADAGEFILVAWTQTDPNLKVRTARVPYSQ, encoded by the coding sequence ATGACACAGCCCAGATTTTTATGCATCCTCACAACGATTCTCGGATTCGTTCTTCTCTCATCCTGCGGTGAAGAACGCCAGCGGCCTGTTTTTGAATATACATTCACCAATCCGGCGGATGTGGGCTCACGATACCCCAACTTTTACACGGATGATTCCGGTACGATCTATATGAGCTGGATCATGGGAATAGAAGAGGATATTTATGCACTTCAGTATTCACGAATGGTTGGAGGACGTTGGACAGAACCTGAAACGGTGGAGGTTGGTACAGAATTTTTTGTCAACTGGGCCGACTTTCCCTCAGTTGTAGGGCACGAAGGGGTTGCAACAGCGGCCCACTGGCTCAGAAAGATTGAGGGAGGGCCCTATGCGTATAATGTGGAGGTGGCCTTACGCGATGAAAACGGAGACCGATGGAGCGAAACTGTAACACCTCATAATGACGGTACCCCTACCGAACATGGATTTGTTAGCATGGAACCGCTGGGCAACGGGAATACGCTGGTGATTTGGCTCGACGGCCGGGAGACGGCCGGGCGCGCCCACGATGAGTACAGCGACTTCAGCAAGGCGATGACTCTGCGTTCGGCTGAAATTACGCCGGCGGGCGAGGTGATTCGTCCGAGACTGATCGACGACTCGGTGTGTGACTGCTGCCAGACTGACCTTGTAAAAAGCGATAGTGAGGTTTATGCTGTGTACAGAAACCGGACTGAAGACGAAATTCGTGATATCTATCTTGCAACATACAATATTGAAACCGGTGAGTGGAGCACACCCGATGCGGTTGCAAATGACGGCTGGCAGATCAGTGCCTGCCCGGTGAACGGACCCCGGATTGTTGCCGACCAGGATCGGCTGGCTGTGGCATGGTATACCGGCGCAGATGATTCCACCCGGGTACAGCTCGCGATATCATCAGATAGGGGGGAATCGTTCAGCGAACCGCAGGTTATTGCGGGCGGCAACACCCTTGGAAGGTCCGATCTGCTTCTGACGGAAGAGGGCAGCATCTATGTGAGCTGGATGGCCAACGTGAACGGTTTGGGAGAAGTTACCATGAGAAAGGTATCACCAGATGGTACGGCCGCAATGCCGTTCCGGGTGGGATTGACCGGAGCCTCGCGCAACAGCGGATTTCCGAGGCTTGCGGATGCCGGGGAGTTTATTCTTGTTGCATGGACCCAGACGGATCCCAACCTAAAGGTCAGAACGGCCAGGGTTCCTTACAGCCAGTGA
- the abc-f gene encoding ribosomal protection-like ABC-F family protein: protein MLHIDGITLHFGDRPLFDNISAMINPGERIGLVGPNGAGKSTLLKVIAGEQPVDEGKISMSNTATIGYLPQDGVDPDPGLTVFEEVEKAFEEILELRSKIDIIQKKLDTLDPESEHHKEALEEFGKIQHRLEHSGSYTLKTDIERILTGLGFRETDFNRSTTEFSGGWLMRIALAKLLLLNPTYLLLDEPTNHLDIESLQWIESFLKNYEGAVILVSHDRAFLDSVTNRTLSLRRGQLEDYAGNYSFYEKKYAEQKELLKKQYENQQKELKDTREFIDRFRYKATKAKQVQSRIKQLEKMELIELEDEQSEISFRFPSPQRSGQVVLTLLNLVKRYGDNTVFNGIDYEVERGDKIAVVGPNGAGKSTLIRILAGIEPITSGKREAGYNVTAGYFAQHQAEELNPANTALDEMKDAGTRESETRLRTILGCFLFTGDDVFKKVRVLSGGEKSRLALAKMLLNPGNFLIFDEPTNHLDMQSKGILKQALQQYEGTLMIVSHDRDFLDPIVNKTLEVQPGHIKTWLGNVSYYLDKKQEEDLSNLNRESGREKQRASDGNLSRKEQRRLEAEMRNALSKKVKPLRERLEKIEKGIESRENRKSEIESLMADTGFYDDPEKVKEVSLEYEQVKQELADHLNKWEDVAGRIEFIEEEWAAEHQGSG from the coding sequence ATGCTCCACATTGACGGCATAACCCTGCATTTTGGCGATCGTCCGCTGTTCGATAACATATCGGCGATGATCAATCCGGGTGAGCGAATTGGTCTTGTAGGACCCAACGGCGCCGGGAAATCCACCCTGCTAAAAGTGATTGCGGGCGAACAGCCGGTTGATGAAGGCAAGATATCGATGAGCAACACAGCCACAATAGGGTATCTGCCCCAGGATGGCGTGGATCCTGACCCGGGGCTTACTGTCTTTGAAGAGGTTGAAAAGGCTTTTGAGGAAATTCTTGAATTGCGCAGCAAAATCGACATAATCCAGAAGAAACTGGATACGCTTGACCCTGAAAGCGAACATCACAAAGAAGCGCTGGAGGAGTTCGGCAAGATTCAGCACCGGCTTGAGCATTCGGGATCATACACGCTTAAAACCGATATAGAGAGAATTCTTACAGGTTTGGGATTCCGTGAGACTGATTTTAACCGTTCCACAACGGAATTCAGCGGGGGATGGCTGATGCGTATTGCGCTGGCCAAACTGCTGTTGTTAAATCCAACCTATCTGCTGCTCGATGAGCCTACCAACCATCTCGATATTGAATCCCTTCAATGGATAGAGTCGTTTCTCAAAAACTATGAAGGCGCCGTAATACTAGTTTCTCACGATCGTGCATTCCTCGACTCAGTAACCAATCGCACACTTTCGTTAAGGCGGGGGCAGCTTGAGGACTATGCCGGCAACTATTCTTTTTATGAGAAGAAGTATGCCGAACAAAAAGAGCTTCTGAAAAAGCAGTATGAGAATCAGCAAAAAGAGTTAAAGGATACCCGCGAATTCATCGACCGGTTCCGGTATAAAGCCACCAAGGCGAAGCAGGTTCAGAGCCGCATCAAGCAGCTGGAGAAGATGGAATTGATTGAACTTGAGGATGAGCAGTCTGAGATTTCCTTTCGTTTCCCCTCACCCCAGAGGTCCGGACAGGTTGTTCTTACACTCCTGAATCTTGTTAAGCGCTACGGTGACAATACCGTGTTCAATGGAATTGATTATGAGGTGGAACGGGGCGATAAAATAGCGGTCGTGGGACCAAACGGCGCCGGCAAGTCAACGCTGATCCGGATTCTGGCAGGAATTGAGCCCATCACTTCAGGTAAGCGCGAAGCAGGGTACAATGTGACCGCAGGGTATTTTGCACAGCACCAGGCCGAAGAGCTGAATCCTGCAAATACCGCCCTCGATGAGATGAAAGACGCGGGTACCAGGGAATCCGAAACGCGGCTTCGAACCATTTTGGGATGCTTTCTATTCACCGGAGATGACGTCTTCAAAAAGGTAAGGGTGTTGTCGGGCGGTGAAAAAAGCAGGCTGGCCCTGGCCAAAATGCTGCTGAATCCGGGTAACTTTCTCATTTTTGACGAACCCACCAACCATCTTGACATGCAGTCGAAAGGAATCCTGAAGCAGGCACTCCAGCAATATGAAGGTACTCTGATGATTGTATCTCACGATCGCGATTTTCTCGATCCCATCGTCAACAAAACGCTGGAGGTGCAGCCCGGACACATCAAAACGTGGCTGGGTAACGTGAGTTACTATCTCGACAAAAAGCAGGAGGAGGATCTTTCAAACCTGAATCGTGAGAGCGGCCGGGAGAAGCAGCGGGCATCAGACGGCAATCTCAGCCGAAAGGAGCAGCGTCGCCTGGAGGCCGAAATGCGCAATGCGCTTTCCAAAAAAGTGAAGCCGCTCAGGGAACGGCTTGAAAAGATTGAAAAAGGCATCGAGTCGAGGGAAAACCGAAAGTCTGAGATCGAGTCCCTGATGGCCGATACCGGATTCTATGACGACCCAGAGAAGGTAAAGGAGGTCTCTCTTGAGTATGAGCAAGTCAAACAGGAACTGGCCGATCACCTCAACAAGTGGGAAGACGTTGCCGGACGCATCGAATTCATTGAAGAAGAGTGGGCCGCGGAGCACCAGGGCAGCGGTTGA
- a CDS encoding WbqC family protein, protein MKLAILQPVFIPDLHDLAMMLAADMIVYQDSETWSRKGRTHRALIRTPDGTDYLNVPVRTDDRKKPIRQIRIDHAEKWIEPILRSLEYNYRNSVYYDFYEPEIRADFEMGHQFELLLDFNLFLRNRILRFMEIDIGAKTHHSSAMELYHSDPDKLAGNLDADTYWQEHGSRHYMRQGRNKEKFRFTHPRYRQHFDGFHPGCCLLDLLFQYGPESFRIVDQLIIE, encoded by the coding sequence TTGAAACTAGCCATTCTCCAGCCCGTCTTTATACCCGATCTGCACGACCTTGCCATGATGCTGGCGGCCGATATGATCGTCTATCAGGATTCCGAGACCTGGTCCAGAAAAGGTCGCACGCACAGGGCACTGATTCGCACGCCCGACGGAACAGACTACCTCAATGTACCGGTCAGAACAGACGACAGGAAGAAGCCCATTCGGCAAATCCGGATCGATCATGCTGAAAAGTGGATTGAACCCATACTCAGATCATTGGAATACAACTACCGGAACAGTGTTTACTACGATTTTTATGAGCCGGAAATACGTGCAGATTTTGAAATGGGTCACCAGTTTGAACTGCTTCTGGACTTCAATCTCTTTCTGAGGAACCGCATCCTGCGGTTTATGGAGATTGATATCGGTGCGAAGACACACCACTCATCGGCCATGGAGCTTTATCATTCAGACCCCGACAAACTTGCCGGGAACCTGGACGCGGACACATACTGGCAGGAGCACGGTTCGCGCCACTACATGCGCCAGGGCAGGAATAAGGAGAAATTCCGTTTTACCCACCCCCGCTATCGTCAGCACTTCGATGGGTTCCATCCCGGCTGCTGTCTGCTCGATCTGCTGTTTCAGTATGGACCGGAGAGCTTCAGGATTGTGGATCAACTGATTATAGAGTAG
- a CDS encoding TIGR04282 family arsenosugar biosynthesis glycosyltransferase: MQGFAHTAILLFSRTPESEARMKRLAGRSDSRNKSVQQVLWRQTLDQLRAAPLPLVVISEERQRGTGFAERFSNAIADVFALGYEQVIAVGGDCPHLHDIPWHDIAAKLSGREAVLGPTQRNGAYLIGLSRHQFCEQTFRSLPWQQHSLLDSLKNYFLKRSSGVYILRTKTDINTYGDLERYLFHSATGIIRIVRNLLSQILNTASVPCFPIERTVPRYAEHIPPRAPPITSPLH; this comes from the coding sequence ATGCAAGGATTTGCACATACCGCCATTCTACTGTTCAGCAGAACGCCTGAGTCTGAAGCCCGTATGAAACGCCTGGCCGGGCGAAGCGACTCCCGAAACAAGTCCGTTCAGCAGGTGCTATGGCGCCAAACACTGGATCAGCTGCGAGCTGCTCCCCTCCCTCTGGTAGTGATCAGTGAAGAACGTCAGCGCGGAACCGGATTTGCGGAGCGGTTCAGCAACGCAATCGCCGACGTTTTCGCTTTGGGGTATGAACAAGTCATTGCCGTGGGAGGCGATTGCCCCCATCTGCATGATATCCCCTGGCATGACATTGCCGCAAAACTTTCAGGCCGGGAAGCTGTTCTGGGACCGACTCAGCGAAACGGCGCCTACCTGATTGGCCTGAGCAGGCATCAATTTTGTGAGCAGACCTTCCGCAGCCTGCCGTGGCAGCAACACAGCCTGCTCGACTCACTGAAGAACTACTTTTTGAAGCGGTCTTCCGGCGTATACATTCTACGCACCAAAACCGACATCAATACATACGGCGACCTTGAAAGGTACCTCTTTCACTCCGCTACCGGAATCATCCGGATCGTCAGGAACCTTCTGAGCCAGATTCTCAACACGGCCTCCGTGCCCTGCTTCCCAATAGAACGTACAGTGCCCCGGTACGCTGAACATATCCCCCCGCGTGCACCGCCCATCACCTCTCCTCTTCACTGA